The region CTCGGAATACTTCAGCTTGCGCATGTCTCACGCCTTCCCGCTGGGTCCGTACGCGCCGACGAGCAGGTTCTCGATCGCCGGGAACGGGCTCAGCTTCGCCTTGGTGATGGCCTGCCGCACCTCGTCCCGGAACTCCTGTTCCCAGGCGGCGACCTGATCGTCGATGGTGGAGGTTCGCTCCCGGACCACTTCGGTGGCCCGGCGGATCGGGCAGCGCTCGATCCACGAGTCGACCTCCGCCCTGGTCCGGAAATCGACGTCGTAGTCCCAGTTCGGGCCGACGTGCTCGCGCCAGCGGTACGTCTCCAACTCCAGGAAGTACGGACCGTTGCCGGCCCGGCACCACTCGGCGGCCTGCTCGGCCGCGGCGCGTACCGCCAGGACGTCGTTGCCGTCGACCCGCTGGGCCGGCATGCCGTAGCCCCGGGCCCACCCGGTGATGCTGTTCCCCGGCGGCTGCCGGTACTCCAGCGGCGAGGACAGCGAGTAGCCGTTGTTCTCGCAGACGAAGATGATCGGGACGTGCCGGACCATGGCGAAGTTCAGCGCCTCGTGGAACACGCCCTCCTCGGTCGCGCCGTCGCCGAAGAAGGTGGCGACCACGCCCGGCGAGCCCTCCAGCGCCATGGCCCACGCGGCACCGGTGGCGACCGAGATCATCTCGCCCAGGATGGCCGACGAGGCACCGAACCCGGCCTCGGTGTCGATCAGGTGCACCGAGCCGCCCCGGCCGTGCGTGCAGCCGCTTTCCCGGCCGTACAACTCGGCCACCATGGCGGACAGGTCGCCCCCCTTGGCCAGGTACTGGGCGTGGCAGCGGTGGCTGCTGTAGACGAGGTCGCCGCGGCCCAGCGCGGCACACACGCCGACCGCCGCGGCCTCCTGACCGATGGACAGGTGCATCGGCGTACGCATCTCCTGCTCGTCGCGGTAAACCTCGGCGAGCGTCTCCTCAATGCAGCGGATGCGTACCATTTCGCGCAGCAGTTGCGCTGTGTCGACTGTCACTGGCTGACCCCCATTCTGGTGCCCGATCCGGCTGGGTGGACGGATTCCGGCGCGACGTGCGGGTAGATCGTCATCCTGAATCTTAGGAATCCGGATCGTCGGCCAAAACCCCTATCAACCCTTGTTCTGTAAACAGGGGTGCGGCTAATTGGATCGCCCTTGACATCGGGTCGTACGGAAAACATATTTGACGGTGAGGTGCCGGGGCGTATGGCGCCAGCGGGAGTGTGCATCGCACTCCGGTGCGATGACTATTGATATCCCTTCTGCTGCCGTCCGAAGGCTCTGCTGAGGAGGATCTGGTGAAGGTACGTGAACTCGCGGTCGCCGGCGCATTCGAATTCACGCCGAGCGTGCTGCCGGACAACCGGGGCGTCTTCTCGGAACTGCTACGCGTCGAATGGTGGCGCGAAATCCTGGGGCGGGACCTGCCGGTGGCCCAGGTGAACTGCACGGTCAACCACCGCAACGTGGTGCGCGGCGTGCACTTCACCAGACTCGTCGGACAGGCCAAGTTCGTGTGCTGCCTCTACGGATCCATGAACGACGTCATCGTGGACACCCGGATCGGCTCGCCGACCTTCGGCTGCCACGACTCGGTCCGGCTCGACTCGGACAGCCTCCGGATGGTCTACCTGCCGGAGGGGGTGGGCCACGGGATCGCCTCCCTGGCGGAACAGACCACCGCCTTCTACCTCTGCTCGGCGACCTACGACGCCTCGAACGAGTTCGGGGTGCATCCGCTCGACCCGCAGCTCGGCATCGACTGGCGGGGAATGCTCGGCGGCGCCGACCCCATCCTGTCCGTACGCGACAGCACCGCCCCACCCCTCCAGACCGTGCTGGAACAGGGCCTTCTGCCGCGCTACCAGGAGTGCCTGGAGGTCTACCGGACGGTCGGTGCGATGGAATCGAGGTGACCGGTCCGGACCCGGGGCGGCGCGGGTCCGCCGACGCTCAGCCGGCGTCGGCGACCTCGTACCGGAGGCTGGCCGGCAGGTGCGTCCGCCGGCTCACCCGCAGCTTCCGGTACACCTGGGTGAGGTGCTGTTCCACCGTGCTCACGGTGATGTGTAGCCGACGGCTGATCTCGCGGTTGGTGTAGCCCAGCGCGGCCAGCGCGCCGACCCTGCGCTCGGCCGCGCTCAGCTCCTCCGTACCGGGCAACGGGGTGGCCGGGTCCCGGTCCGGCGGCGGCGGGCCGTCGGACTCGCCGCCGGTGGACCATCTCGCCGTACGGGCGGCCCGCCGCGCGGCCAACCGGGCCTTGTCGTGGTCGCCGAGCGCCTGGTACGCCTGGCTCAGCTCGGTGAGCGAGTGGGTCAGTTCGGACGGGTGCCCGACGGCCTCGAAGGCCCGGGTGGCCTCGCTCAGCAGCGTGATCCGGGCCTGCGGCGCACTGGTCCGGGCGATGATCCACAAAGCTCCGGCCCGGATCCGGCCGAACCCGGACGGGCAGCGGTCGAGCTGCTCACCGGCCAGATCCCGGGCCCGGTCCGGCTGCCCCAACCGCAGGTACGCCGTTGCCGCGCCGAGCCGCCACGGCGCCAGCGTGGCCAGGTCGAGTCCCCAGTGGGCCATCAGCTCCCCGCAGGCGAGGAAGTCACCCAGGGCCGCCTGCGCGCGATCGACGGCCAGCCAGTAGTGGCCACGGGCGTAGCGGTAACGCAACCCGTCGCGGGTCTCCATCGCCGGCGCGGGCAGGTCGGACCAGGACACGTCGCCGAGCTCGTCGTACCGGCCGGTCAGGCTCAGCGACAGCAGTAGCGACGCCTGCGGCACGCTGACCGCCCAACCCCAACTCTCCCGGTCGAGCCGGTCGAGCGCGGTCCGGGCGTACCGCTCGGCCCCCGCCAGGTCGCCCTGTTGGCCGGCGATCTCCGACCGGATCCCGGCGAGGATCGCGGCCGCGGTCACCGCGCCCTGGTCGGTGGCCTGCTCCAGGAAGCCGTCGCACCACCGCGCGGCCTGGTCGGCCCGGTCGGCGTACACCAGCGCCTGTAGGGCGAAGACGACCGGTTCGAGGGCGGTCACGCCCACCTTCGCGCCCTCCAGGACCTGCTCGGCGGCGGCCAGGACCTGCTCGTCGGCGGTCCCGCGCAGCACCGCGACCAGGACGGCCGTCGCACGGCTGTACGGATCGACGGCCGGCCATCCGACCCCGCCCGACCCGGCGCCGCCGGCAAGGGCGGGGAAACGCCCCGCCACCGCCGGCATGGTGACGGCGAGCCATTCGCGCAGTGCCCGCAGCTCGCCGAGCAGCCAGGCCGAGGTCCCGTCCGAGGATCCGGCGAGCCGGCCGACCACGTCGAGCGCCTCCTCCACCCGGCCGTGCCAGAGCAGGCGGCGGGCCAGGTCGACGCCGCAACGCCCACCTAGATCGCCGTCGCGCAGCGCCCGTCCGAGCCCGGCCAGGTGCCGACCGGCCGCGGCCGGGTTCACCTCCCATTCCGCACGGACCAGGAGGGCGGTGAGTTCCGCGCGCTGCCGGCCGTCGGTGGCGCACTCGCGGGCCAGCCTGAGCCGGTCGGCGGCCTCGGCCACCCGGCCGTCGGACAACGCTCGTTCGGCGACCTCGCCGAGCACACCGGCGGCCCAGGGCTGGCCCGGCCCACCGGCCGCGACCAGGTGCCGGGCGACCGTCGAGGCCGGGGCGGCCTCGCGGTACAGCAGCTCGGCGGCGCGCTCGTGCCAACGGGCACGGGTCGCCCCGTCCATCTCGTCCAGCACGGCGGCGCGGGCGGCCGGATGACGGTAGGCGCCGGCGTGCAGCAGACCGGCGCGGTCCAGCAGCCGGAGCGCGCGTGCCGTGGTGCCGGTGTCGACCCCGGCGAGGCGGCCGACCAGCGCCGTCGCCGTACCGCCCCGGAGCACGGCAATCGCCCTGGCCACCGCGAGCACGTCCGGCTCGGCCCGGTAGAGGCAGGTGACCACGGCCTGGGCGAAGGCTTCGCCGAGCACCGGCCCGGCCGGGCGAACCCCACCCGTGCCGGGCAGGCGCAGGTCCTCGACCAGCGCTTCGACCAGCGCCGGGTTTCCGCCGGTGACCCGGTGACAGGCGACGGCGAGCTGACCCGCCGCCGGTTGACCGTGCTGGTCGACGAACAGTGCCCGTACCGCCGGCACGGACAGCGGTGCCAGCCGGAGCCGGTGGCAGCCCGGCTGCCGGACGAGTTCGGCCCGGAACCACGGGTCCATGACGGTCGAGGGGGCCTGGTCGCCGAGCACCAGCAGGATGCGGGCCGAATTCCGCCGACGCAGCAGCCAGAGCAGG is a window of Micromonospora sp. NBC_01699 DNA encoding:
- a CDS encoding thiamine pyrophosphate-dependent dehydrogenase E1 component subunit alpha, with the protein product MTVDTAQLLREMVRIRCIEETLAEVYRDEQEMRTPMHLSIGQEAAAVGVCAALGRGDLVYSSHRCHAQYLAKGGDLSAMVAELYGRESGCTHGRGGSVHLIDTEAGFGASSAILGEMISVATGAAWAMALEGSPGVVATFFGDGATEEGVFHEALNFAMVRHVPIIFVCENNGYSLSSPLEYRQPPGNSITGWARGYGMPAQRVDGNDVLAVRAAAEQAAEWCRAGNGPYFLELETYRWREHVGPNWDYDVDFRTRAEVDSWIERCPIRRATEVVRERTSTIDDQVAAWEQEFRDEVRQAITKAKLSPFPAIENLLVGAYGPSGKA
- a CDS encoding dTDP-4-dehydrorhamnose 3,5-epimerase family protein, which codes for MKVRELAVAGAFEFTPSVLPDNRGVFSELLRVEWWREILGRDLPVAQVNCTVNHRNVVRGVHFTRLVGQAKFVCCLYGSMNDVIVDTRIGSPTFGCHDSVRLDSDSLRMVYLPEGVGHGIASLAEQTTAFYLCSATYDASNEFGVHPLDPQLGIDWRGMLGGADPILSVRDSTAPPLQTVLEQGLLPRYQECLEVYRTVGAMESR
- a CDS encoding LuxR family transcriptional regulator, with protein sequence MDLVERDLELARLEDLRAQCVRGNGGAVLVSGAPGSGKTALLNAFTQRWTRDGPLLLTATGSRAERGVPLGVLRQLLAGAGLPGNVRDGLVTPTEPATGAGPAAAERASAAPVAQWCSVLLDLATDRPVVLVVDDVHHADDPSLQCLLWLLRRRNSARILLVLGDQAPSTVMDPWFRAELVRQPGCHRLRLAPLSVPAVRALFVDQHGQPAAGQLAVACHRVTGGNPALVEALVEDLRLPGTGGVRPAGPVLGEAFAQAVVTCLYRAEPDVLAVARAIAVLRGGTATALVGRLAGVDTGTTARALRLLDRAGLLHAGAYRHPAARAAVLDEMDGATRARWHERAAELLYREAAPASTVARHLVAAGGPGQPWAAGVLGEVAERALSDGRVAEAADRLRLARECATDGRQRAELTALLVRAEWEVNPAAAGRHLAGLGRALRDGDLGGRCGVDLARRLLWHGRVEEALDVVGRLAGSSDGTSAWLLGELRALREWLAVTMPAVAGRFPALAGGAGSGGVGWPAVDPYSRATAVLVAVLRGTADEQVLAAAEQVLEGAKVGVTALEPVVFALQALVYADRADQAARWCDGFLEQATDQGAVTAAAILAGIRSEIAGQQGDLAGAERYARTALDRLDRESWGWAVSVPQASLLLSLSLTGRYDELGDVSWSDLPAPAMETRDGLRYRYARGHYWLAVDRAQAALGDFLACGELMAHWGLDLATLAPWRLGAATAYLRLGQPDRARDLAGEQLDRCPSGFGRIRAGALWIIARTSAPQARITLLSEATRAFEAVGHPSELTHSLTELSQAYQALGDHDKARLAARRAARTARWSTGGESDGPPPPDRDPATPLPGTEELSAAERRVGALAALGYTNREISRRLHITVSTVEQHLTQVYRKLRVSRRTHLPASLRYEVADAG